The nucleotide sequence GGAGGACAGGATGTCCAGCAGGTCGCGCGCGGCCAGCTCGGCGGCCGCCACGTTGCCCGAGTGCGAACCCCCCTTGACCAGGTTAGGTCCGCCCATGACGATGGCCATGCCGGCCGCCCGTGCCGCCTCGGCCGCGCGCACCGTGGTCGGGAACTCCGACATCGCCACCTTCTCCTCGCGCGCCAGCGCCACGTGCTCGATCTCCGTGTCGTCGTGGCTGGCCAGCGGGATGCCGCGCGCGTGGCAGCCGGCCACCACCTGCGCCCGGTGCCGGGCGGCGAACCGCGCCTGCTGCTCGGTGCGCTCGCGCACCATCCGCTCGTACTCCTCGTCGCGCAGGCTGCCGTTGCGCTCGCTGTAGCGGCGGTACTTGGCCAGGTCGCGCCACTGGCGCTGGCCGGGCGTGTGGTCCATCACGCTGACCAGCTCGACCAGCGGGTCGTCGGCGTAACGCTCGAAGTTCTCCACGATGTCCGGCGCCGACACCTCGCAGCGCAGGTGCAGCAGGTGCTCCACCCGCATCAGGCCCGCCTCGCGGCAGGCATGCAGCGCATCGATCGAGGTCTGGTAGGTCTGGCTGCGCGTGCCGCCCTGGTCCATGTCGCCGATCACGATGGAGTCCAGCACCGTGGTGATGCCGGCGGCCGCGCACTGCGCATCGTGCGTCACCGTGGCCGAGGTCGCGTTCCAGATCACGCCGGGCCGCGGCACCAGGTGCTTCTCCAGGTTGTCGGTGTGCATCTCCACCAGGCCGGGCAGCAGCCAGTCGCCCTCCCAGTCCTCGGCGGCGGGCGACGAGCTTCCGCCCCAGTCGATGGCGCGGAAGCTGCCGCCCTCGACCACCGCGCAACCGAGGAAGGTGTCGCTGGCGGTGACGATGCGCGCGTTGCGGATGATGCGCTGGTTCATGAATGCTCCTGAAGTTGGGGGGCCATTACCTGAAGGCTTCGACGTCCAGGCAGCGCGTGGCCACCGCCTCGCGCACCTCCTCGTCGTGGAAGATGCCGACCACCGCCGCGCCACGCGCGCAGGCCTCGCGGATCAGCTGCACCACCACCCGGCGGTTGGCGGCGTCCAGCGAGGCCGTGGGCTCGTCCAACAGCAGGATGGGATGGCCGGCGATCAGGCCGTGGGCGATGTTGACGCGCTGCTGCTCGCCGCCCGAGAAGGTGGCCGGCGGCAGCTGCCACAGCCGTTCGCCCAGGTTCAGCCGGGCCAACCACTCGCCGGCGCGGGCGCGGGCCTCGCCGGGCCCCACGCCCCGCTGGCGCAGCGGCTGCGCCACCACGTCCAGCGCCGGCACGCGCGGGATGACGCGCAGGAACTGCGACACGTAGCCCAGCGTGTCGCGGCGCGCCTCGATCACTTCGCGCGGCGCGGCCTGCGTGAGCCGCAGCCGCCGGCCGCGGTGCAGCAGGTCGATCTCGCCCTGGGTCGCGCCGTAGTTGCCATACAGGCAGCGCAGCAGCGAACTCTTGCCGCTGCCGGAGCGCCCCGTGAGGGCCAGGCATTCGCCGGCGGCGACCTGCAGGCTCACGCCGGTGAATACCGGCAGCTGCACGCCGCCGCGGCCGTGCAGGGTGAAGGTCTTGGACAGGCCCTGGGCCTCGAGCAGTGCGTTCATCAGGTCAGGATGGAAGAGACCAACAGTTGGGTGTAGGGATGCTGGGGGTCGTCCAGCACGCGGTCGGTCAGTCCCTGCTCGACCACCTGGCCGTCCTTCATCACCAGCAGGCGGTGCGCCAGCAGCCGTGCCACGGCCAGGTCGTGCGTGACGATCACGGCGGCCAGCCGCAGTTCGTCGACCAACTCGCGCAGCAGGTCCAGCAGGCGCGCCTGCACCGAGACGTCCAGCCCGGTGGTGGGCTCGTCCATGAACACCAGCCGCGGCCGCGTGACCAGGTTGCGGGCGATCTGCAGCCGCTGCTGCATGCCGCCCGAGTAGGTGCCCGG is from Ramlibacter tataouinensis TTB310 and encodes:
- a CDS encoding alpha-D-ribose 1-methylphosphonate 5-triphosphate diphosphatase, translated to MNQRIIRNARIVTASDTFLGCAVVEGGSFRAIDWGGSSSPAAEDWEGDWLLPGLVEMHTDNLEKHLVPRPGVIWNATSATVTHDAQCAAAGITTVLDSIVIGDMDQGGTRSQTYQTSIDALHACREAGLMRVEHLLHLRCEVSAPDIVENFERYADDPLVELVSVMDHTPGQRQWRDLAKYRRYSERNGSLRDEEYERMVRERTEQQARFAARHRAQVVAGCHARGIPLASHDDTEIEHVALAREEKVAMSEFPTTVRAAEAARAAGMAIVMGGPNLVKGGSHSGNVAAAELAARDLLDILSSDYVPSSLLQSAFLLRDQLGWTPPRAVATVSLNPAQALGLPDRGEIAPGRRADFIRVREVGGMPVVRGAWCRGERAF
- the phnL gene encoding phosphonate C-P lyase system protein PhnL, which translates into the protein MNALLEAQGLSKTFTLHGRGGVQLPVFTGVSLQVAAGECLALTGRSGSGKSSLLRCLYGNYGATQGEIDLLHRGRRLRLTQAAPREVIEARRDTLGYVSQFLRVIPRVPALDVVAQPLRQRGVGPGEARARAGEWLARLNLGERLWQLPPATFSGGEQQRVNIAHGLIAGHPILLLDEPTASLDAANRRVVVQLIREACARGAAVVGIFHDEEVREAVATRCLDVEAFR